A single region of the Legionella oakridgensis ATCC 33761 = DSM 21215 genome encodes:
- the lvhB7 gene encoding T4SS-associated protein LvhB7, whose protein sequence is MKWLLSVLMIALLSGCSKPPDLDSPCHHFGQYCPQYPINDEPIMELTK, encoded by the coding sequence TGAGTGTATTGATGATTGCATTACTGAGCGGCTGTTCAAAGCCCCCCGATTTGGATTCTCCATGCCATCACTTTGGGCAGTATTGCCCTCAGTATCCCATTAACGATGAACCCATTATGGAACTCACAAAATGA
- the lvrD gene encoding T4SS-associated protein LvrD → MNTLIKGLMVGLMAVTISACHHENPLKTQPAKASVTFLINASANAEKRLHFAIHKDAYGFAYLECMEGKQSPDIQCNALYQGMIAFAKEGHYAGFQMITQADLTEQKVFESLADEYAETAAIIWPHFVSGT, encoded by the coding sequence ATGAACACACTCATCAAAGGTCTAATGGTTGGTTTAATGGCTGTAACAATTAGCGCGTGTCATCACGAAAACCCGTTAAAAACACAACCTGCCAAGGCCAGTGTTACGTTTTTGATTAACGCCTCGGCCAATGCTGAAAAGCGATTGCACTTTGCCATTCACAAAGATGCTTATGGCTTTGCCTATCTGGAATGTATGGAAGGCAAGCAAAGTCCAGACATTCAATGTAATGCGCTATACCAAGGCATGATTGCCTTTGCCAAGGAAGGTCATTATGCGGGCTTCCAAATGATAACGCAGGCTGATTTAACCGAGCAAAAAGTGTTTGAATCACTGGCTGATGAATATGCCGAAACAGCAGCCATCATTTGGCCTCATTTTGTTTCGGGAACCTAA